TGCCTCGCCGGCGTTCGACGTGATGGTGGAAGAGGTCTTCCCAGCCCTCGCCGCCGGCGCGGCGGTGGTGTTGCCGGGAGAAGATCTACTGGGCTCACCGGGGGCGCTGATCTCCGTGCTGGCCGAGTATGGCGTGACCGGGCTCGAGCTGCCGGCACCATTTTGGCGGGAGTGGTTGCACAGCCTCGACGAGGAAGCTCCCCTGCCGGCCTCGGTGCGCTGGGTTCTGGTCGGCTGCGAAGCACCTCGCCCAGCGGAAATCGATCGGTGGCGGCGTACCGGCCGTCCCCTGGTCCACGTCTTCGGGCTTACCGAGACCACGGTCACCAGCGCCCTGCGGCCAGTGGGGGCGGACGAGGTCGCCGGTTCCATGCCGGTTCCCTTGCCCCTCGGGCGGCCGCTGGACGGAGTCCGGGCCCTGGTGCTCGACGGTGCCGGCCGCCCGACGCCCCTGGGGCTGGCCGGAGAGCTGTACCTGGGCGGTCGCGGTCTCGGTCGCGGGTATTTGCGTCGGCCGGCTCTCACGGCGGCGCGTTTTCTCCCCGATCCCTTTTCCCCGGATCCCGGAGCGCGGCTCTATCGGACCGGGGACCGGGTGCGCTGGTTGGGGAGCGGCGAGCTGCAATTCCTTGGCCGATTGGACCAACAGCTGAAGATCCGGGGCTACCGCATCGAGCCGGGAGAGGTGGAGGCCGCTCTCGCCGCGCTTCCGGGGGTGAGGGAAGTGGCGGTGGGGGCGGTGCAGGGGGCTAGCGCCGGAGATCTTCAGCTGGTCGCGTATCTGGTGGTCGACGACGGCCGGGCCCGGGGCGGCTCGCAGTGGACTTCCGAAGCCCTGACGCCGGCCCTACGGCGGCGGCTGCCGGAGCATCTGGTACCGGCGCGTTTCGTTTTCCTCGCCGCCCTGCCCCGCACTCCCCAGGGCAAGATCGACCGCTCGTCCCTGTCGTCCTTGATTTCCACCGCCGCGCCGGGACGGGGCGAGCTGGACGGCGAGGCGGAGCGCACCCTGGCCCGGGTTTGGGAAGCAGGGCTGGGGGTGGAAGGGGTCGGTCCGGAGGACAGCTTCTTCGAGCTCGGAGGCGATTCCATCCTCGCCATCCGCATCGCCTCCCGGTGCCAGAAACACGGTCTGCAGGTTCAGCCCGGCGACCTCTTCCGCCATCCGACGGTGCGGCGTCTGGCCGCGGCGCTGGCGGCGGCGCCAGGGGGGCGGGAGGAGGACGCGGCAGCACCGGCCGCGGCATCCCCGGGACCGGTGCCTCTGACGCCGATGCAACGCTGGTTCCTGGACTCCGATCCACCCCATCCCGAGCATTGGACGCTGCCGCTGTTGCTGGGTCGGGGTGCCGCCGGGGCGACTCCTACGGAGGGCTTCTGGCTCGATCCGGAGCGGTTGGAAGGCGCCCTCGCCCGGCTCCCGCGGCGCCACGATGCGCTGCGGCTGCGCTTCCTCCGTACCGCCGCCGGCCGCTGGCGCCAGGTCTGCGCCGGCCCTGAAGAAGGGACCCTGCCGTTGGCCACGGTGGATCTCGGCGCTCTCCCTGCTGCCGCCCGCTCCCCGGCCCTCAGCGCGGTGGCGGCGGCGGCCCAGCGCAGCCTGGACCTGCAAAAGGGCCCGGTGATGCGGGCGTTGCTCTTCGTTGGCCCGGGGGTTTGCCGGCTGCTCGTGGTAGCCCACCACTTGGTGGTGGATACGGTCTCGTGGCGCATCCTGATGGAGGAGCTGCTGACGGCCTACGACGATCCCCAGGTCTCGTTACCGCCCATTACGACCCCCTTCAGCACCTGGGCCCGGCGGCTCGCGGCGGCGGATGGCGAGGATCTGCAGCAGCAGCGGGATTTCTGGCTTCGCTCACTGGTGGCGGCGCCGGAGGTGCCGCGGCTCGCGTCCCTAGAGGCTGTGGACGACCTCGCCGGGGAGGCGGAAACCGTGACCCAGCAGCTGCCGGCGTGGACAGCCCGGGAGCTGGTGCAGGCGGCCTCGACGACCTACGGGATGAACATCCAGGAGCTGCTCGTGGCGGCGTTGGGGGAGGCGCTGGGGGAGATCACCGGGGTCCGGCTGGCGCTGCTGGACCTGGAGGCTCACGGGCGGCAGGAGGAGCTGCTGGAGGGAGCCGATCTCTCTCGCTCTATCGGCTGGTTTACCTGTCTGTATCCCGTGCTTTTGGACTTGCGACGGGAGCGGGACGCCCGGGGGGTCTTGACCGCGGTCAAAGAAACCCTGCGGAGCGTGCCCGATGGCGGCGTGGCCTATGGATGGCTGACCGCCGGTGGTCCGGCCAGTGGCGGGGCCGGGGACGGTGCGGGGGAGGATCGAGGCGAGCTGCGGCGGGTGCGGCCGGAGATCCTCTTCCACTATGCCGGTCGCTTCGACGTCGGTGAGGATGGACGGGGATTGGAGCTGGCGACGGAAGCGGTAGGCGCCACCGAATCGCCGCTGCTCCGGCGTCAACACGCCTTGGAGATCAACGCCGGGATCGGCGCCGAGGGATTGGAAGTGACGTGGACCTTTGGGCCAGCCCGGCTGCGGCGGGACGCGGTCGAATCCCTGGCGCTGCGCTTCGGTTGCTGCCTGGAAGCACTGGTGACCCATTGCCGAGACGCCGAGGCTGCCACGCTGACTCCGTCCGACCTTCCTTTGGTGCGGGTCTCGCGGCAATGGCTCGACGAGCAGCAAGAACGGGTGCGCGCCGCTGGCAGCCTTCTGCGGGACGTCTATCCGCTGACGCCCATGCAGCAGGCGATGCTGGTGGAGACCCTGCGTCACGAAGATCGGGGCACCTACGTCGGTCAGCTCCTCTGCCGACTCCACGGCGATCTGCGGCTCTCAGCCCTCGAGGAAGCCTGGCGCGGTCTGGTGGCGCGCCACGATGGCCTGCGCACCAGTTTCCGATGGCGAGGTCTCGACGAACCGCTGCAATTGGTCCTGGATTCGGCGCCACCGGCTTTCGAGACCGGGGATTGGAGACGGCGGGACGAGGGGTTCCGGCAAGGCTGGCTGGAGCGGGACCGGCGTCGCGGCTTTCCGCTCGAAGAAGCGCCCATGACGAGGCTGCTGGTGGTGCGCAGTGGGGAGACGGAGCACCTTCTGGTGTGGAGTTTCCATCAGCTCGTGCTCGACGGCTGGAGCCTGCCGGTCTTGCTCCAGGAGCTGGCGCTGCTCTACCGCGACGCGGTGCTGGGGGCCGAGCCGACGCTCCCACCGGCGCCGCGCTTTCGTGACTATGTCGCCTGGCAGCGAGCTCAGGACCAGGAAGCGGCGGAGGCCTTCTGGCGAAAGTCCCTGGAAGGGTTCCCGGGACCGACACCTCTGCCCTGGGATCGTAGGGAAACCGGTGAGCCATGCCACCGCGAGGTGTCGATGCGTTTGTCGGTGCCGGCGACGGCAGCGTTGGGGCGCTCCTCCCGTCGCCGTCAGCTGACCCTCGCTACCCTGGTGCAGGCAGCCTGGGGCCTGCTGCTGGGCCGCTACGGCGGTATCAGCGACGTGGTCTTCGGGGTGACCGTCTCGGGCCGGCCGGCGGAGCTGCCCCGGGTCGAGTCCATGGTCGGTCTGCTGATCAACAATCTGCCGCTGCGCCTCGAGCTGCCGGCATCGGCGGAGGTGCTGCCGTGGCTGCAGGAGGCGCAGCGGCGCCTGGAACAGATCCGCGGCTTTCAAGCCACGCCCCTCGCCGCGATCCAACGCTGGTGCCCGGAATCCGCCCTACCCGCTGGAGAAGCCCTCTTCGACTCCTTCGTCGCGGTGCAGAATCAGCCTCCGGCAACCCCCGACGACAGCGCCGACGCGGGATTGGGAGTGGAGGTGCTGGGCACCGAGGAACGGTCCGACTTCGGCCTGGTGCTCACCGCAAACCCGGGAGAACGGCTCCACCTCGAGCTCGAATACGACGCCCAACGGCTCGACGACAGCTCCGCCCGCCGGCTGCTGGAGCATCTGGAGGTGCTGCTGAGGGAGCTCTCGACCGCCCCGTCGCAAAAGCCCCTCGGCGAGCTTTCCCTGCTCACGGCGGCGCAGCGGCATCAATTGCTATGGGAATGGTCCGCTGCTCCGTCGGTGTCGAAAGAGATGGCGAGAGAGCCGGTGGCGCCGTTCCCGGAGCTGTTGCGACGAACCGTGGAGCAGAGCCCGACGGCCCCGGCGTTGGTGGCGGAGTCGGAAGAGCTCTCCTACCGCCGGCTGTGGCACCGTAGCGGCGAGCTGGCGATGCTGTTGAGGGCAACGCTGGAAGGGGCCGGACCGGAGCCTCTGGTGGTTCTGGCGGCGGCCCCGTCGCCCTCGCTGGTGGTGGCCATGGTCGCCATCTTGCGCGCCGGTGGCGTCTTCCTGCCGGTGAATCCGAAGCAGGGAGCGGAGCGGCTGGTGGATCTGTTGCAACGCTCCGGTGCGCGGTTGCTGATGGCAGAGGGGGCGGTGCTGGCGTCGCTTCCGGAGGCGGTGAAAGCGGCGGTGCCAGGGATGCTCCCCTGCGACACCGTGGGCCCTTCGTCCCCAGGAGCTCCGGGCCGGCCCGAGCAGATCCCCGACCCACGGCAGCTGGCCTACGCTTTCTTCACCTCCGGTTCCAGCGGCCGGCCCAAAGCGGTGGCGGTGAGCCACGGAAGGCTCTCCGCCTACTCGGTGGAAATGGCTCAGCGGCTGGAGTTGGGAGCCGGAGATCGGGTGCTCCAATTCGCCGCTCCCAGCTTCGACGTGGTGATCGAGGAGGTCTTCCCGGCACTGGTGGCGGGGGCGGCGGTGGTGGTGCCCTCGAGGGAGCTGCTGGGGGCGCCGGACCAGCTGGAGGAAGCGATGGTGCGTCACCGGGTGACGGTGGCGGAGCTGCCTTCGCGGTATTGGCGCGAATGGGTGCGGGAGCTGGAGCGGCGGCGGGCGCGACCGCCATCGAGCCTGTCGCGGGTTCTCTTGGGCTGCGACGTGCCCTCGCCAAAGGCCATCGCCACCTGGCGATCCAAACTGGGCGGCTCCGAGAATCCGGAGACGCCCGAGAGTCTGGAGGTTTTGGCGCCGGAGCTGATCCACGTCTTCGGGCTGACGGAGACCATCGTCACCAACACCGTGCACCGCATCACCGAGGACGACGGCCGGGGTCTGCGTCCGGTGCCCGCGGGGCGCCCGGTGGCGGGCACACGGCTCCTGCTCTTGGATCCTCGGGGCGCTCCCGTACCGGCCGGCAGTCCGGGAGAAATCTATCTCGGCGGCGAGAATCTGGCCCGGGGCTACCTGGGAGAGCCGCGGCGAACCGCTGGCCGCTTCGTGCCCGACCCGTGGAGCTGGAAACCCGGCGCGCGGCTGTACCGAACCGGGGACCTGGCCCGTCAGCGTTTCGACGGCGCGGTGGAGTTTCTCGGGCGGCTGGATCGCCAGCTGAAGATTCGGGGTCACCGGGTCGAGCCCGGCGAGGTGGAAGCGGCGCTGGAGGAGCTACCGGCGGTGACGGAAGCGGCGGTGACGGCGGTGGACGGAGCGGATTCGGGGCCGCGGCTAGCGGCCTATGCCGTACCCACGGAGGGGATGGAGACGAGTCCCGAGGAGCTGCGCCGAGAGCTGGCGCTACGGTTACCCGGTCATCTCCTCCCGCCGTTCCTCATCCTCCTGCCTGCGTTGCCCCTGACCGTCCACGGCAAGGTGGACTATCGCGCCCTACCGGCCCCGCAGATGGAGACGGCGGCGCCCGAAGAGGCTCCTCGGCCGGGAGCGGAGGCGACGGTGGCGGCGGTGTGGTGCGAGGTATTGGGGCTTCGGTCCGTCGGCCGCTTCGACGATTTCTTCGCTCTCGGCGGCGATTCGATCCTGGCTCTCCAGATCGTTTCCCGGCTCCATGGCCGGGGGCTGGCGCTGACCCCGCCGCAGGTCTTCGAGCATCCGACGGTGGCGGGGCTGGCCGCCGCCGCTGGGGAAGCAACAGAGGAGCTCCCGCGGGCGGCGCAGGAGGATTCGGGGCCGGCGGCGGGCCCTGCACCCCTGCTGCCGGTTCAGCGCTGGTTCTTGGAGGCTGGGTTAGAGCATCGGGAGCACGCCAACCTGGCGGTTCTCTTGCGCCCCCGCCGACCGCTCGGACTACGGGAGTTGGCGCGGGCTCTGGCCCTCTTGGTGCGCCGGCACGACGCCCTGAGATTGTTCTTCGAAAGATCGTCCGCGGTCTCGGCGCAGGCCTCCGGAGTCGGCTTCGAGACACGGCCGGATTGGCGCCAGGAAGTTCAGCTGCCGGCGGCGACTCCCGCAACGCCCTGGGCGCAGGTGGATCTGCGCGCCCTGGGGGCGGGTTGGAAAGAGGGGTTGGAGCGTACGGCGGAGCGGGTCCAGGCCAGTTTCCGTCTCGATGAGCCGCCGCTGCTGCGGGCCATGCTCTTTCGGGTGCCGGAGGCGGCGGGAGGCCAGAGGCTCTTGCTGGTGGCTCACCATCTGGTGCTGGACAACGTTTCCTGGCAGGTGCTGGGGCGGGACCTGGAACTGAGCCTGGAGGCCCCGGCGGAGCTCCATCGGGAGCGGAGCACCGCTCCCGGACCTTCGTTTCTGCAGTGGAGCCGAGGGCTGGAGGAGCACGCCACGGCGGGCGGCTTCGACGCCGAGATCCCTTTCTGGCAGGAGCGCCTGGATCGGGCCCGGGAGGCGCTCCGAATCGAACCGGACTTTCCTCACGGCAGCCGCGCCCTGGCGCTCCAGCGGGAAGTCTCCGCGGGCTTGTCGGTGGCGGAGACCGCCCGGTTGGAGGAGCGGCTGCGGCCGCTGCGCGCGCGCTTGGAGGAGGTGGCCCTGGCGGCGGTGGTGGCGGGGCTACGCTCCCATGCCCGGCCCGCTGCCGCTACCAGCGCCACCAGTGCCAGTGCCAGTGCCAGTGCCAGTGCCAGTGCCGGCGTGGCTTGGATGGAGGTGGAGGGCCACGGTCGCGGCAATCCCGTGGAGGGCTTGCTGCCGGCGAGCACCGTCGGCTGGCTGACCACACTTTACCCTCTCGTGGTGGAGCCTGGGGAGGCCGCAGATGAACCGGCTCTGGTGGCGGCCGTCAAGGCAGCCCTACGGTCCATTCCCGGCGGCAGTCTCGGTGGCAGTCTGGGCTGGGGCTGGTTGTTGTATCGCGGTCCCGCGGAGCTGCGCCGGTGCTGGCGACAGCTGCCGACGCCGCCGGTGCTCTTCAACCATCAGGGCAGGGTCACCCGAGGGGCCGAAGCCGGCGGCGGGGAGCCGGGGAAGGGTGTCGGGGGATTGCTGACGGTGGCCGACGAGGCGGTGGGTGCCTCTGCCGGTCCGGAAGCGCTCCAGACCCACGAGTTGGTGGTGGAGTCGGAGGTTCGGGACGGCCGGCTGACCCTCTCCTGGAGCTACAGCGGAGGGCGCTTCCGGGCCGAGACGGTGACCGCCATGGCGCAGGCGGCAGCGGAGGCTCTGCGTTCGCTGATTCGTCCCCAGACCGATGTCGCCGGAGCCTGGATCCCCGCCGACTTCCCCCTCGCGCAGGTCTCTCGGGCCTGGTTGCGTCAGACTCAGGAAAAGTTGAGGCAGTCGGGGCAGGAGCTGCAGGATCTCTACCGCCTGACGCCGCTCCAGCAGGCCATGCTGGTGGAGACGGTGCGTTATAGCCAGCGGGGCACCTACGTGGGCCAGCTCATCTGCCGGCTTCACGGCGACCTGCGGGTGCCCCGCCTGCGCAATGCCTGGCAACGGTTGGTGCAGCGCCATCCGGCTTTGCGCAAGAGTTTTCGCTGGGAGGACCTGGCTGAGCCTTTGCAGCTGGTACAGGATTCGGTGAAAGCGCCGCTGGAGTGGGTGAATTGGCGCCGGGATCCGGAGACCGAGAAGCGGCGCTGGCTGGATCGGGACCGTCGGCGTGGCTTCGATCTGCGCCAGCCGCCCCTCGCCCGGCTGCTGGTGGCCGAGGTTGCGGACCAGGAGCACCTGCTGGTGTGGAGCTTCCACCAGGTGCTCCTGGACGGCTGGAGTCTGCCGCTGCTGCTCGACGAGTTGACCGCCCTCTACGCCGACGAAGTGGCTGGCCGGCGGCGTTCCCTACCGCCGGTAAGGCCGTTTCGGGAGTACGTGGCCTGGCTCGAGCGGCAGGATCTCACCGCTGCGGAGCGCTTTTGGCGCTCCCATCTGGAGAATCTATCGGGCCCCACGCCGCTGCCCCGGGATCGGCGGGCGGCGGCCGAGAAGCACGTGCCGCGGGAGAGGCACCGCACCCTGCCCCGGGCCTCGACCCTAGCCCTCGACGCTTTCGTGCGCTCCCGCGGTCTGACCCTGGCGGCGCTGATCCAGGGCGCCTGGGGCTTGCTCTTGGGGCGCTACGCCGGGGTCGAGGACGTGGTTCTGGGGGTCATCGTCTCCGGCCGTCCCGCGGATCTACCCGGGGTCGAGACGATGATCGGTCTGCTGATCAACAATCTCCCCCTCCGACTGCCGGTGGCTGCTTCGACTCCCGTCGCCCGCTGGTTGCCGGAGGTGCAGCGGCGCCTGGGCGAGGTCCAGCGGTTTCAGCACACTCCACTGATTCAGGTCCAGCGTTGGAGCGCCGCCGAGGGCCTGGCCCCTGGGGAGACGCTCTTTCATTCCTTCGTGGCGGTGCAGAACTATCCCCAGGAGGCTTCCGAGGAGGGCGCCGGTTCCGGGCTGAGGATGGAGATCGAGGACGCCGAGGAACGGTCGACCTTCGCCCTCGCCCTGTCCGCGGAGCCCGGGGACCGGCTGCTGCTAGGGCTCGAATACGACCAGAGCCAGATCGACGAGAGCACCGCTGGGCGGCTCCTCGAGCATTTCGAGCGTTTGCTCCTGGCCCTCGCCGAAGAGGGCCGAGACGCGGGACGGCGTCTCGGCGAGCTCTCTCTGCTGACCTCGGCGCAGAGGCATCAGCTGCTGTGGGAGTGGTCCGCGAGCCCCGAGACGGGGGAGGACCCGCTGCCGCTGCCGGAGCTGGTGCGGCGCCGGGCGGAGGCGGATCCGGCGGCGCCGGCGTTGGTGTCGGCGTCGAAGGAACTGTCCTACGGCGAGCTGTGGCGACAGAGTGGCGAGCTGGCGGCTCGGTTGCAATGCCAAGGGTTCCAGCGAGCCGCGGCGGACCCGGCGATGGGGGAGCCGGCGATGGGGGAGCCGGTGGTGGCCTTGACGGCCCTGCGCTCGGCGTCGCTGGTGGTGTCCTTGGTGGCGGTGATGCGCGCCGGCGGTGTCTTTCTGCCGCTGGATCCGGATCAGGGAGTCGAGCGGCTGGTGAGTCTGCTGAAACGGTCCGGAGCAGGATTGTTGATGGGGCAGCAGGAAGTTCTGGACGGGTTGCCGGCGGAGGTGCGGGCCG
This Acidobacteriota bacterium DNA region includes the following protein-coding sequences:
- a CDS encoding amino acid adenylation domain-containing protein — its product is MAAPPTQHVEDVYPLSPLQEAMLFEELVAPHEPLYTVQLQCRLDGLLNLGWFARAWRHVLRRHPVLRTAFAWRRMKHPLQVVGRQARLPLRVEDWSGVAQTEARRRLPSLLAADRRRGFDLSRAPLLRLTVLRLSPQRHFFVWTLHHLILDGWSYPLVLREVFAAYEALRQHLDPRLPSPPPPFRHYVQWIQGQDTAAPERFWRSCLEGLREPTPWPLEPERPSGPGGEQWGQERRRLAPSTARRLQRLAEDAGVTLATLMEGAFGLLLGRYGRCRDVVFGTIGAGRSGDLAGLPEMIGLFVSTLPVRARWGSRTPLGSWLKQLQAQRVEARHHEHVPLRQIRQWSGVPGSRRLFDGVLSFQGETLSQGLGPPPEGLAVEVLGMEEKPGFTLVLVVLAAGDFLELEAQYDARRAGCVQILRLLRHFSTLLEGMTRGVHQALEELPLLTSGEAHQLLVEWQEPPVSMGLASMQSVPALLAAAAEKAPQAPALIAAGERMSHGLLRSRSRRLGKALRSLGSEGEVPVAVLAPRAPSLVLALVAVMEARAPFLPLDPSAPPARWREILEDAGCRLLLVAPELVERGHSELSAVVRVVELSEASEALEEAPEDLSPRSSPRFTASSLSRSPQSSAYVFYTSGSTGKPKGVIIPHGAFAAYVTQMVRRLALGPGQRMLQFASPAFDVMVEEVFPALAAGAAVVLPGEDLLGSPGALISVLAEYGVTGLELPAPFWREWLHSLDEEAPLPASVRWVLVGCEAPRPAEIDRWRRTGRPLVHVFGLTETTVTSALRPVGADEVAGSMPVPLPLGRPLDGVRALVLDGAGRPTPLGLAGELYLGGRGLGRGYLRRPALTAARFLPDPFSPDPGARLYRTGDRVRWLGSGELQFLGRLDQQLKIRGYRIEPGEVEAALAALPGVREVAVGAVQGASAGDLQLVAYLVVDDGRARGGSQWTSEALTPALRRRLPEHLVPARFVFLAALPRTPQGKIDRSSLSSLISTAAPGRGELDGEAERTLARVWEAGLGVEGVGPEDSFFELGGDSILAIRIASRCQKHGLQVQPGDLFRHPTVRRLAAALAAAPGGREEDAAAPAAASPGPVPLTPMQRWFLDSDPPHPEHWTLPLLLGRGAAGATPTEGFWLDPERLEGALARLPRRHDALRLRFLRTAAGRWRQVCAGPEEGTLPLATVDLGALPAAARSPALSAVAAAAQRSLDLQKGPVMRALLFVGPGVCRLLVVAHHLVVDTVSWRILMEELLTAYDDPQVSLPPITTPFSTWARRLAAADGEDLQQQRDFWLRSLVAAPEVPRLASLEAVDDLAGEAETVTQQLPAWTARELVQAASTTYGMNIQELLVAALGEALGEITGVRLALLDLEAHGRQEELLEGADLSRSIGWFTCLYPVLLDLRRERDARGVLTAVKETLRSVPDGGVAYGWLTAGGPASGGAGDGAGEDRGELRRVRPEILFHYAGRFDVGEDGRGLELATEAVGATESPLLRRQHALEINAGIGAEGLEVTWTFGPARLRRDAVESLALRFGCCLEALVTHCRDAEAATLTPSDLPLVRVSRQWLDEQQERVRAAGSLLRDVYPLTPMQQAMLVETLRHEDRGTYVGQLLCRLHGDLRLSALEEAWRGLVARHDGLRTSFRWRGLDEPLQLVLDSAPPAFETGDWRRRDEGFRQGWLERDRRRGFPLEEAPMTRLLVVRSGETEHLLVWSFHQLVLDGWSLPVLLQELALLYRDAVLGAEPTLPPAPRFRDYVAWQRAQDQEAAEAFWRKSLEGFPGPTPLPWDRRETGEPCHREVSMRLSVPATAALGRSSRRRQLTLATLVQAAWGLLLGRYGGISDVVFGVTVSGRPAELPRVESMVGLLINNLPLRLELPASAEVLPWLQEAQRRLEQIRGFQATPLAAIQRWCPESALPAGEALFDSFVAVQNQPPATPDDSADAGLGVEVLGTEERSDFGLVLTANPGERLHLELEYDAQRLDDSSARRLLEHLEVLLRELSTAPSQKPLGELSLLTAAQRHQLLWEWSAAPSVSKEMAREPVAPFPELLRRTVEQSPTAPALVAESEELSYRRLWHRSGELAMLLRATLEGAGPEPLVVLAAAPSPSLVVAMVAILRAGGVFLPVNPKQGAERLVDLLQRSGARLLMAEGAVLASLPEAVKAAVPGMLPCDTVGPSSPGAPGRPEQIPDPRQLAYAFFTSGSSGRPKAVAVSHGRLSAYSVEMAQRLELGAGDRVLQFAAPSFDVVIEEVFPALVAGAAVVVPSRELLGAPDQLEEAMVRHRVTVAELPSRYWREWVRELERRRARPPSSLSRVLLGCDVPSPKAIATWRSKLGGSENPETPESLEVLAPELIHVFGLTETIVTNTVHRITEDDGRGLRPVPAGRPVAGTRLLLLDPRGAPVPAGSPGEIYLGGENLARGYLGEPRRTAGRFVPDPWSWKPGARLYRTGDLARQRFDGAVEFLGRLDRQLKIRGHRVEPGEVEAALEELPAVTEAAVTAVDGADSGPRLAAYAVPTEGMETSPEELRRELALRLPGHLLPPFLILLPALPLTVHGKVDYRALPAPQMETAAPEEAPRPGAEATVAAVWCEVLGLRSVGRFDDFFALGGDSILALQIVSRLHGRGLALTPPQVFEHPTVAGLAAAAGEATEELPRAAQEDSGPAAGPAPLLPVQRWFLEAGLEHREHANLAVLLRPRRPLGLRELARALALLVRRHDALRLFFERSSAVSAQASGVGFETRPDWRQEVQLPAATPATPWAQVDLRALGAGWKEGLERTAERVQASFRLDEPPLLRAMLFRVPEAAGGQRLLLVAHHLVLDNVSWQVLGRDLELSLEAPAELHRERSTAPGPSFLQWSRGLEEHATAGGFDAEIPFWQERLDRAREALRIEPDFPHGSRALALQREVSAGLSVAETARLEERLRPLRARLEEVALAAVVAGLRSHARPAAATSATSASASASASASAGVAWMEVEGHGRGNPVEGLLPASTVGWLTTLYPLVVEPGEAADEPALVAAVKAALRSIPGGSLGGSLGWGWLLYRGPAELRRCWRQLPTPPVLFNHQGRVTRGAEAGGGEPGKGVGGLLTVADEAVGASAGPEALQTHELVVESEVRDGRLTLSWSYSGGRFRAETVTAMAQAAAEALRSLIRPQTDVAGAWIPADFPLAQVSRAWLRQTQEKLRQSGQELQDLYRLTPLQQAMLVETVRYSQRGTYVGQLICRLHGDLRVPRLRNAWQRLVQRHPALRKSFRWEDLAEPLQLVQDSVKAPLEWVNWRRDPETEKRRWLDRDRRRGFDLRQPPLARLLVAEVADQEHLLVWSFHQVLLDGWSLPLLLDELTALYADEVAGRRRSLPPVRPFREYVAWLERQDLTAAERFWRSHLENLSGPTPLPRDRRAAAEKHVPRERHRTLPRASTLALDAFVRSRGLTLAALIQGAWGLLLGRYAGVEDVVLGVIVSGRPADLPGVETMIGLLINNLPLRLPVAASTPVARWLPEVQRRLGEVQRFQHTPLIQVQRWSAAEGLAPGETLFHSFVAVQNYPQEASEEGAGSGLRMEIEDAEERSTFALALSAEPGDRLLLGLEYDQSQIDESTAGRLLEHFERLLLALAEEGRDAGRRLGELSLLTSAQRHQLLWEWSASPETGEDPLPLPELVRRRAEADPAAPALVSASKELSYGELWRQSGELAARLQCQGFQRAAADPAMGEPAMGEPVVALTALRSASLVVSLVAVMRAGGVFLPLDPDQGVERLVSLLKRSGAGLLMGQQEVLDGLPAEVRAAVPAVLSLDEPASPQTLPRATDTLPHRQQLAYTFYTSGSSGRPKAVAVSHGSLSAYAVEMAQRLALKPGDRVLQFAAPSFDVLIEEVFPALVAGAAVVVPSMELLGAVDELEQVIREHGVTVAELPSRFWREWVRELERRDANPPPSLSRLLLGCDVPSAPAIASWRSDGQRPELIHVFGLTETTVTNTLHRVEDADGGGQRAVPVGRPIAGSRLLLLDREGHPVPMGCPGEIYLGGGALARGYLGEPRRTAGRFVPDAWGGEPGARLYRTGDRGRQRFDGAVEFLGRLDRQVKIRGHRVEPGEVEAALVALPEVQAAAVTVHRVGGEDAGPRLAAFVVPAARPAPTPRELRLVLMEHLPLYLVPHFFTVLDELPLTANGKVDRAQLRPDFGAGITAGASPAPSNQREELIAEVWRKVLGLEVVGVEDNFFEVGGDSLLILRLSSALSEALGEEVPVVDLFTYPTVLSQAQHLAVAAAEQEPAQRQQLVSRVRGRSEGLRNLQERRRRAQRRAAGDEDSRDAATRLAGQES